One window of the Thunnus albacares chromosome 3, fThuAlb1.1, whole genome shotgun sequence genome contains the following:
- the nfil3-5 gene encoding nuclear factor, interleukin 3 regulated, member 5, producing MESLSIHLPSTSNKNAMEVDSFSPYNGSVPSPSDGGARISRQAKGPKASVASRRKREFISDEKKDDSYWEKRRKNNEAAKRSREKRRLNDMVLENRVMALNEENVRLKTELLQLKLRFGLISTASYMEKSQQISSSAASGNTSSNGSSNGTPNSNAYLSSSGYSSASQVMLNSDSSETEQSSRGEHHSTLHKYSPRGSVSDMSDGSSRDSPEPMGYSIKKEPSSMEMARLESSGIPSGIVNVMPNGVNHGNHTALVSPHQQSSSLADGAMDYQHHQQQCHMEASSPPPQATSAQRSVILYRSSSGCYPMESQRPEDQQSQQSRLQQHGQHTLTSKFSDCSVTIREVAEKLERTKTMDSPQYEYTNGHAESAEELQHRYNPNAQQQHENHNGLYSYQSQESSHHHAESHQNPFAPDLIHSTEEGKSSFPQHNGYLNTLDEEPPVLTYEGGPRADGFYQENSSAKDTSSSDGDPRSSDKEGSTDDESPSSSSSDISSYHQKPAGAVGLHGECQAEVKGTALPHKLRLKYRALSNGAARSQVEGPVSISMSPSPTLPQHPYLALPNNPHNSQANGESKEENETEYADEVKPQMNERAEAKKEGGKKGSSSGRGGRNKRRD from the coding sequence ATGGAGAGTCTGAGTATACACCTCCCATCCACCAGCAACAAAAACGCCATGGAAGTGGACAGTTTTTCTCCCTACAATGGGAGTGTCCCATCCCCTTCAGACGGTGGAGCACGGATCAGCCGCCAGGCTAAAGGTCCCAAGGCCTCTGTGGCGTCCCGTCGCAAGCGGGAGTTCATCTCTGATGAGAAAAAAGATGATTCCTACTGGGAAAAACGGCGGAAGAACAATGAAGCGGCCAAGCGCTCAAGGGAAAAGCGTCGCCTCAATGACATGGTGCTAGAGAACCGGGTCATGGCACTGAATGAGGAGAACGTTCGTCTAAAAACAGAACTCCTTCAGCTCAAGTTGCGCTTTGGCCTCATCAGCACAGCCTCCTACATGGAGAAAAGTCAGCAGATCTCCAGCAGTGCTGCTAGTGGTAACACTAGTAGCAATGGGAGCAGCAACGGCACCCCCAACAGTAATGCCTACCTCTCAAGCAGTGGCTACTCCAGTGCATCCCAGGTGATGCTGAATTCTGACTCCTCTGAGACTGAACAGTCGAGCCGTGGTGAGCACCACAGCACGCTCCACAAGTACTCCCCGAGGGGCTCCGTCTCTGACATGTCTGACGGTTCCTCCAGAGACAGCCCTGAACCAATGGGCTACAGCATAAAGAAGGAGCCCTCAAGTATGGAGATGGCCAGACTGGAAAGCAGCGGGATTCCCAGTGGCATCGTTAATGTGATGCCCAATGGGGttaaccatggcaaccacacTGCTCTGGTTTCTCCTCACCAGCAGAGCTCCTCATTGGCTGATGGTGCCATGGACTACCAGCACCACCAACAGCAGTGTCACATGGAGGCCTCCAGCCCACCTCCTCAGGCCACCTCTGCACAGAGGAGCGTCATCTTGTACCGCTCCAGCAGTGGCTGTTACCCCATGGAGAGCCAGAGGCCAGAGGACCAGCAATCCCAGCAGAGCAGACTGCAACAGCATGGCCAGCACACCTTGACCTCCAAGTTCTCTGACTGCTCAGTGACTATCAGAGAGGTTGCTGAGAAGCTAGAGAGGACAAAGACCATGGACTCACCGCAGTATGAATACACCAATGGTCATGCTGAGTCAGCAGAGGAGCTGCAACACAGGTACAATCCCAACGCCCAGCAGCAACATGAGAACCATAATGGACTTTACAGCTACCAGAGTCAGGAGAGCAGTCATCATCACGCTGAAAGCCACCAGAACCCCTTTGCCCCTGATCTGATCCACAGCACTGAGGAGGGCAAGTCCTCCTTCCCACAGCACAACGGCTACCTCAACACACTGGACGAAGAGCCCCCGGTGCTCACCTACGAGGGAGGCCCCCGGGCTGACGGTTTCTACCAGGAGAATTCCTCTGCTAAAGACACCTCATCCAGCGATGGCGACCCCCGTAGCTCTGACAAGGAGGGCTCCACAGATGACGAGTCcccctcctcgtcctcctcagACATCAGCAGCTACCACCAGAAGCCAGCGGGGGCTGTCGGTTTGCACGGTGAGTGCCAAGCTGAGGTCAAAGGCACTGCCCTGCCCCACAAGCTCCGCCTAAAGTACAGAGCTCTTTCAAATGGGGCAGCTAGATCACAGGTGGAGGGACCGGTCAGCATCTCCATGTCCCCCTCCCCCACCTTGCCCCAACACCCTTACTTGGCTCTCCCCAACAACCCTCACAACAGCCAGGCCAACGGGGAGAGCAAGGAGGAGAATGAGACTGAGTATGCGGACGAGGTCAAACCTCAGATGAATGAGAGGGCGGAGGCgaaaaaggagggaggaaaaaagggaTCCAGCAGCGGGAGGGGTGGACGCAATAAGAGGCGAGATTAA